CTCCAGAGGAGCAAAACGGTTTTGATGCTTTCATGGATGAAAATCGTGGAGATTGTTTTCACTGTCATGGTAGCCAAAATAATCCTTTATGGACTGATAATAAATTCCACAATAACGGATTGGATGCAACATTTACTGATCTTGGATTTGGCGCTGTAACTGGAGATTCAAAAGACAATGGTAAATTCAGAACACCTTCCTTGAGAAACTTATCCTTCACGGCTCCATATATGCATGATGGAAGATTCTCAACTTTAGAAGAAGTAATTAACCATTATTCAGAAGGATTAAAAAACTCACCAACCATCTCTCCCCTTATGAAAAAAGTGGCTCAAGGAGGAGTTCAAATGACTGATAAAGACAAAGCAGATTTAAAAGCTTTTTTATTGACTCTTACCGATTCAGATTTCGTGAATAACCCTGCATTTCAGCTCCCATAAGTTTTTTTGATTATCGCATTATTTTAAACACTAAACAAAACATTGAGGAATCATTGTTATGTCGTATATTTGCAGTCCAATTTAGATTTAATCTATTTATATGATAAAAGTTTCAGACACAGCTAAAAAGAAAGTTATTGAGTTAATGACCGATGATGGCTTTGATGCAACTACCGATTTTGTTCGTGTAGGAGTAAAAAGTGGTGGTTGTTCAGGACTTTCTTATGATTTACATTTTGACAATTCTCAAGAAGAAACAGATAAAATTTTCGAAGACAATGGTGTAAAAATTATTGTTGACAAGAAAAGTTTCTTGTATTTAGTCGGAACTACACTAGAATATTCTGGTGGTTTAAATGGTAAAGGATTTGTCTTTAATAATCCAAATGCCAATAGAACATGTGGATGCGGAGAAAGCTTTTCTCTGTAATAAATATCATTAACTGAAAACAGCTTCAATGAGCAAGTATACAGAAGACGATTTAAGAGAAGAATTAAAAACCAAAGAATACGAGTACGGTTTTTATACTGATATTGAAAGTGAAAAATTTCCAAAAGGTTTAAATGAAGATATCGTTCGTGCAATTTCTAAAAAGAAAAACGAACCAGAATGGATGACCGAATGGAGATTAGAGGCTTTTAGAGTTTGGCAACAAATGGAAGAGCCAGAATGGGCAAATGTTAAATATGAAAAACCTAACTTTCAGGATATTTCATATTATTCTGCACCAAAACAAAAACCTAAGTTAAATAGTTTAGACGAAGTAGATCCAGAGATGTTAGCTACTTTCGAGAAACTAGGTATTTCACTAGAAGAACAAAAAAGA
This genomic window from Tenacibaculum sp. 190524A05c contains:
- a CDS encoding iron-sulfur cluster assembly accessory protein, whose amino-acid sequence is MIKVSDTAKKKVIELMTDDGFDATTDFVRVGVKSGGCSGLSYDLHFDNSQEETDKIFEDNGVKIIVDKKSFLYLVGTTLEYSGGLNGKGFVFNNPNANRTCGCGESFSL